The Malus sylvestris chromosome 3, drMalSylv7.2, whole genome shotgun sequence genomic sequence ATTTTGGAGCAATTATCTTTCTTTTATGTGATACTATTAAATATTATGaagattttattatatttagtaAAAAGTAAGTGAGGTTGCATCATTAGTGATTGCTTCTCGATCTCTTTTTACCCCCACAATTCACTTTATAAGTACAGATACTCAtcagcaagagagagagagagagagagagagagagagagagagagagagagatctagaGAGGCCATGGTCTCCAAGGTGCAGATGAAGAGAGCGCCAGTATCCAAGAAACTGCTAACCCTTCGTTCCATCTCTAAGTCTCATGCGGTAttaattacacacacacacacacacatatgtactCATTTTCTCTACTTACATTATACCCTTTATCGAATTATCATCTTAATGATCTTCTTCCAATTTGAATCCCGAGTCTTTTCTCTGATTTCAAACTAAAGGTTCTTTGGAAATTTCTACAGTTCCGTCCTCTTTAGAATAATAATCACATCACGCACACAGAGAAATGTATAGGGTTTATGACTatccatgtatatatatagtaccCAAGATTCATGACTATccatgtgtttgtgtgtgtacgTGTGCAGCACAGTAAAACCGCAATTGTATTCGATGCatcaaaatatatacaaaactTAAAGCGAAAAGTGGAGGAAATGAATCTACAGACGATTGCTTCAGCGCAAACCTCAACTTCCCATAACCCCTTTTCTGTGGTATAATCCTTATTTAATTTATTACGGAGGGATTTCATTGGTCTGTATTTAATAATTAACTAATTGGGgtttaatttctttctttcattCGATTTTTAATACGTTTCAGCAACTGAAAGTCGAAGCTCGTGAGGAAGGCTTTCTGATTAAGATGTTCAGTGAAAAAAGCTGCAGCGGGTTACTTGTTTTCGTATTGGAAGCTTTTGAAGAGCTAGGCCTTGATGTGCATCAAGCTAGGGTTTCTTGTTCCAACAATTTTCTTCTAGAAGCTGTTGGAACAATCAATGTAAGAACGATAAAAAGTGATAAACTTCTCTCGTTTTTTTCGCATTCATATTCTGATGCATCATATGATTAAGGCTCGTACATATTCGAGCAAATGATGGAAAAATTCTCCTCCTTGACCTCCTTGAATACGTTCGAAAAATTCTCTCTTTGAAGCATATGATTTTCTGTTGCTCTCGAGCGCATATATAATTTGAACATCTTTGGTGATTTATTCTCTTGAATTTGATGTTGTAGGATAATCAAAGTGCTGAACAGAAAGATGTTGAGGTAGTGAAAGAAGCGATGTTGCAGGCCATTCAAAACTGGAGTGAAGTTTCCCAACAACAAGAATAATGCAAGAGTTAACCTTTTCATCTCAATCAAATTACAAGAATAATGCAAGTATTATGGCAAGCATATATCTAGATTATAGATTTGCTCATTGCAGGCCAATAGACTATAATGAGAATTTGCATGATAATGTGGTTGAAGGATGAACGAATATGCAAAGCCTTTCATGCCTTAAAGATCATTATCCATTCGTatcattttttcctttttttttaatgaattggAAGGAGAAATTTGGGTAGGGTTTCCAAATCATGCCATCTTTAGGGCATGCCTCATAAAAGCATGAGACACTTATATTTGGTCATATCGAACTCTGCATAGTCTTACTTCATATGAGAGTTATCCTAGTCAGGTAGTCTTATTGAAGATTTACTCTTAAGGTGATTCTTTGGAGAGCAGCTTAGTTTTAGGGGTTTCTCAACGAGAAATTTGCTCAAATGACACCTTAAGCTTTTCAATCTTGTGCAATTACCACCTAATTACtaaaaacaaatttacaaaAAGCCAAACAAACTTCGAAGTGTGTTATAGTTTGATACCTATGTCCACTTCCATTCACCTTTTGTCAAAAAATGGCACTTCACAAGAACACGTACCCTTTTTTCAATGCCATTCTCTTCATTTCAGGAGGTAGATTGTAGTTGCACTTCAGGAGGTAGATTGTAGAAACATTTGGTTCAAGGGGTAATTGCACAAACTGAAAATTTTCAGGAGCCATTGGGAAATTTACCCTTTTGCGGTTAGAGttataattgaaaattttgttaaaCGTACGATAAGCATTGCAATTTTGGTCGATCATCAAAGCAAAGAGATGTCTACTTGGTGAATTCTAATGTTTAGAGATGGGACTGTATTGCAGTGGTGGAAAGCAATAATGCCTATGCACCTTGACGCGGGTTCAATCTTCACCGATGTCCCTCCCCCTAACGACCATAAATTTAACCTACTAACgctatcgtttgtcaaaaaaacaaaaaaaagaagaattatGATAAAAGTATGAACAAATCCTCTGAATTTACAGAAATGAAAAGCAAGAAActatgaagagagagagagagagagagagagagagagagagagagagagagagagagagagagagagagagagagaagagctCATAAATCCGGGTTGTTTGTTATATCTTTTCTTATACATATTTGGTAATTACCTTGCTTAACAACTAAGCTACCTTACACCTTCTAATCTATTGACACTTCTCAATCTAAGATCTTTACATTTGTCATTACAGTAATACTGTTATTACCCCCCTCTTAATCTTAACTCGGGGTTCCAAGGTTAAGATTGTAACAATGATGAACAAAGGAAGGACCATGAAGACTTTTTTTGTCAAGATATTTACAACCTGCTCCTTTGTAGAGATATGTTGAACCAAGAAATCACCCTTTTGCACATTTTCCAGACAAAATAAAAGTGTGTGTCAAGATGCTTGATATGTGAGTGGAACACAAGATTGTAACTAAGAGTAATGGTGGATAAGTTGTCATAGTGAAGCACTGGAGGAAAGGGTAGGAATACATGAAGATCTTTAAGCAGGGACCTGAGCCAACAAACATCTACAGTATTATGAGCCAAGGCTTTGTATTCTACTTTAGTGGAGCTACGAGACACTGAAGACTGTTTCTTGGACTATCAAGAGACTAGATTACAACCAAAGAAAACTACATATCATGTCATAGATCTTCGAGTATTAATATATCAGTAACCCAATTAGAATCAGAATAAGTTGTAATAGTTGTTTCTGGTGAAGACTTGTAAGTTAAACCACAATTCAAAGTACCCTGAAGACATCGTAATATCCGTTTAACCAAAAAGAAATGAGCTTCAGTTGGATGCTGCATATATTGACAAACAACACTTACAGAATGAGCTATATCAGAGCGAGTGAATGTCAGGTATTCAAGAGCTCCAACAAGACTACGATATAAAGTTGGATTTGAAATAGGTGTGCCTTCCTCAACAAGCAATTAAATGTGTGGCTTGGTTGGAGTTGGTAAGGGCTTACAATGTTCCATACCAGCTTTAACTAGAAGCTCATTGGCATATTTTGTTTGATTAACAAACAAATCCTTATTAGGCTTATACTGAACTTGTAATCCAAGGAAATAAGTGAGAGAACCCATATCCTTAACATCAAAAAATTATGCAAGTCCATTGATAACTTCTTGAATAAGAGAATCAATGGATCCTGTGAGaataatgtcatcaacatacaagaGCATAATAACCACAACACCTTTATGTTGTTTCACAAATAAACTAATATCAGATTGTGAGGCAACAAATCCTAATAATGGAAGTACTTCAGTGAACTTAGAATTAATGCCATGCCTTTGGTGCTTGCTTAAGCCCATATAAGGATTTAACAAGTCTACAAACATAAGAAGGATTGGTAGAATCAACAAAGCCCTGAGGTTGATGCATATAAACCCCTTCATGCAAATcccatgaaggaaagcattttttttatgtcCAATTTCCTTAATTTCCAATAACAATTAGTAGCTAGAGCAAGTATAAGCCTTACTGTGGAATGCCGTACAACTAGACTAAAAGTTTTAGAGTAATCAATCCCATGTTCTTGAGTAAACCCTTGAGCGACTAAACGAGCCTTATACCTAGCAATGCTACCATTAGGGTTCTTTTTAACTTTGTAAACCCTTTTACAACCAACAATAGACCGATATGTGGGAAGAGGAACCAAAACCCAAGTACCCTGAGTTTGTAAGGCATCATACTCCTTTTGCATAGCTTTCTACCAATGAGAAATAGATGAAGCTTTTAAAAAACTTTTAGGTTCAGCCCCATCAGTTATATCAACAACATAAATATAACTAGAAACATCATAATCATGTTCATCAAGTTGAAGAGATTGTAACTGAGGTAAAAAGGCAATGTATGCAGAATAATCATGTCTGGTAATAGCACTAGTTTGTAGCCCTTGAATAGTAGAATTAGGAGGACAAAGAAGACATGCCTGAATTTGTGTAGGATTATGGACAGTTAACAAACTTGAGTGATCCTGAGAGATAGAGCTAAAATGAGTATTTGATGAAGAAGTTGTAGATTCTAGTGTTGAAGTTGAACTGTGAACATTATCTGATAACGATGTGAACTGGAGAAATATAACTCATGTTGAGAATTAACTGTGGAAGATACTGAAATACTAAAACCAATGTTGGAAAGAGGTACTGGTAAAGTGACAACAATTGGTGATCTCAGAGTAGAATCATACTTGGAATCAGTCTTGACAGAGGAAGTACTATGTGTTAACTTGGTAGGAAAACTTGCCTCATTATGTATCACATGCCTACATAAAAATTGCTTATTTGATGGCAAATGATAACATATTGTCCCTTTATAACCAACATCATAACCCAGAAAAATGTTGAAGCTTATGCTGATTATAAGGTCTAATGTAGGGAAAAATAGATGATCCAAATACCTTCACATGAGTAATATCTGGATGTTTGTGATAGAGactaaaaaatggaaaatccaTTCCCAGAGATTGAGAAGACATTCTATTAATAAGAAATACTGTATGTGCACATGCATGAAACCAAAAAGACTAAGATAATCCTGCAGTGTGTAACAAAGTGATAGTTGTCTCTACTATGTGCCGATATCTTCTTTTACCAAATCCGTTTTGTTGAGGTATATGTGGACAAGAGATCTTATGCACCATTCCTTTAGAAACCAAGAAATTCTCAAATTGCttatcaccaccaccatcaaattgaaaacatttcatACTAATGCCAAATTGCATTGAAACAAAAGTATGAAATCTCATAAAGATTTGAAACACATCTGATTTATTGCAAAGTGGAAAGATCTCTACAAACTTAGTACAATCACTACAAATGTAACATAATACTTGTAGCCTTCAATAGATCTAATTGAAGAATGACCCCATATATCGAATGTATCTTATCAAAAGGAAACAAACTTCCACAAGTTTTCTCGAAAAAAAAAGCCTTAACATTTTTCCATGTATACAAGTAAAACACATTGTACAAGACTCATCGACTGCAGAAGAAACATTAGACTTGTGTAACATAGAAGATAAAACTGCATTGGTAGGATGCCCCAACCTCTGGTGCCAAATAGTTAACTTGATCACTTGTCCAAGATGTGCTGAAAAAATGAGGCTGCACTGATGAAGAAATACCCTTGTATACTGGAATCCGAAACAACTCATTAGCCCTACTCTTTCCTTAATATATGATCGTCTTTGTTAGTTTGTCCTGCGCAAAAAACCAGATATCGTCACAAATAAACTAGCATCGATTGTCCTTACATAACTGTTTTATAGATAATAGGTCTTCTGTAATCTGACGAACATGTAAAACTTTGTTCATTTTCAAAGAAGGTGAATGTGTAATAAATGTTGTGGAACCAATATGCTCAATGGGCAAACCTTGACCATTGCCCACTTTAATCTTATCTGAACATTCGAAAGAAGATTCTTGAGTGAGATTCTGCACATCTAAGGTCATGTGATGACTTGAATCCATTGTCTATAACCCCCAAGTGTCACCGGTTGGATAATGAGAGATATATTGTGCAGCTAAAACATCTTAAAAAGTACTGGGATGTGAAGATGATGGTTGGAATAATGGAGAAATAGGTTGTTGATATGCAAAGTCTGGCTGCACTTGAAAAGATGCTGGAAGATGAGCACCTTGATAGGCAACATTACCTTTATGGTAACACTCAAGTGCTATATGTCCACGTTTACCACATATTTGGCATTCTGAAAGATTATGAGTGGAATTTGGATGTTTATAGAAACAATTAAGTGCAGTGTGTCCCCTTCGTTGGCAAATCTGACATTTAGGTTGTATAGTAAAACGAGTATCAGTGTTGCCAGACCATGGTTGCCATCCTCTTTGCCTTTGATTAGAATTGGAACCCCTACCCCTATTATAAAACTTCTTAAAACCACATTTCTGAGACCTTTCATATGAGTTTTTGTAAGTTGAAGACCTTGGACCATTTGTATTGAAATTAGATGATGCACTGCCAGTGAAACCAAAACCAGACCCCTAAGGCATAGTTTGAGAATAAGGGAATTGCTAAGGCATATAAGGAGGCATAAACTGTGATGAAGGAAACTACTGATGCATCTGGGGAGCAAATATGACATTAGAATGAGACAAAGATGATTTGCCTAAGTTAAGATAAAATGACCCTGGTGATATAGTACCAACTACAGCAAAAGACACATCTTCTTGTGAACTAGATTGAGATGATGATGACTTTGATCCAGTAGGGTTAGAGGAAAAAGGGCATTGCATATACATGGCTGCCATAGAGTGACAAAGAGTATTTTCCATTCCCTCAATGTCTCTTTCTATGTTTAACAATTGGGCTTGAAACTCTTTAAGAGAAATTGATGATTCTCTAGCCAAAATAATGGTTCTGATAATAGCATATTCATGAGGAAGCCCAGTAAGAGCAGCAATGATTAAGTCATTTTCAGAGATGCTTTCCCCTGCAACAATCAATTGATCTCGAATAAATTTGAGTCGAGACAAATACTTATCAATAGAATCAGCACCTTTTTGGAAAGTGTGAAATTCGgtcttaagcatgttaatctTAGACTTTGAAACAAACATATCGATCCTCAAGAATAAACCAGGCCTCATTCGCAGTTCGACATCCTAGAACATGTTCAATTGCATCATCAGATAAAGTGGCAAGAAGAAGACTAAGTAATGCCAAATCAACAATTTCCTATTCTTGAAATGCAGAAGTAACCTCTTTAGTAACACTAGTTTTAGTACTGATAACAAATTTAGGAGAACATACAGAGGTGCCATCAAAGTGATCAAGTAACTTGTAACACTTTAGAACCGAAAAAGCCCATTTGGTTGTACGAATTGTTAACATCCCTACAACACTTTCAATCTTAACAGATGAAGAAGCCATAATGTAATACTCAATCGACAAAGAACTTTCAAGAAATCAGAAATAATCTTCGACCAACAAATTATGATATCAACTAATCACTAGCATTGGCCTTAaaaaatttgtttgtaccatacttgaccaatcccgaaactaccgagcaccggttaacgttgtaccgtcaaggacctagaagagtttccctcaaaccaggaggccaatcacagcgcgacccATGtagacatcagaagccaatcatagcgcgacacatgtcaacatcggaagccaatcacaacacgacacgtttcaatgtcagaacaaagctaaaaactctcttctataaaaggatataattctcccataatatttcctaatgctatttgtactaaatcgttcactagtactcacaaaaggagagcttgagcctatgtacttgtgtaaacctttcacaattaatgagaactcctctactccgtagacgtagccaatctgggtgaaccacgtatatcttgtatttgcttccttgtctctatctatttacatacttatctacactagtgaccggagcaatctagcgaaggtcacaaacttaacactttctgttgtaccaaagtccccactgattttgtgcatcaacaaaattaatCATCTGAAATTGCTTATTCAACAACAATTCTATGgcatcggtcttcaattatcaaGAAATTGTCTACTACTTTCATTATTTTATGGCATTAGCCTTCAATTCAAGAAACACAATTCAATAAAcgcaattaacaagtaaaaTCTCATAAAGAAACGATCTGATAGTCGACAATCTGAATCATCGCAATTGAACAAACTCTTCAAGATCTCAGAAAATAGAagcaaaattgaagaaatctaGAAATCTGAATAACATACATGCTTTCAACTCAAGATTCCAATGATATGAAATGAAATCTtgaaaaaaaaccccaaattcttAATGCACCAACACTAAGAATCTTGACACACCAACACCAAATCGTCGCAGCAACTCGAACGCTAGGTTTCGTTATCTTAAATCAAGCAACTAGCAACGCCACAAGAGAATCGCCAGCTCTGGATACCATGATAAAAGTAAGAACAAATCCTCTGAATTTGCAAAGATGAAAAACAAGAAACTAAGaaaaagatagagagagagagagagagagagagagagagagagagagagagagaagaagaagaagagaaagctcAGAAATCTGGGTTGTTTGTTATATCTTTTCTTAACCTCTAACCAATCCACTTTTGGCTATTTATAGCTTTACATATTTGGTAACTACCTTGCTTAACAACTAAACTACCTTACACCTTTTAATCTATTGACACTTGGCAATCTAAGATCTTTACATTTGTCATTACAGTAATACTATTATTAAATTCTAATATTTGTGAAGTCGAGGCaaacttgaaaaagaaaatatcgatAAAGAACTAGTTGATCTCCACCGAGTCAGCATCGTCAATGAATAACCAGTGCTGTTTTGGATGAAATCCACAGTCTGTTACACTTGCATACAACACCAAAGTCCTTGTAAATATtaactttatgaaatattccTGCAACTTTGCATAGATAAAGCATCTTATCAAGCCCTTATTCTAAAGAGAAGAAAGCTCCCCATATTATGCTTTCAAAGACATTCAAGCCTACGAAAGCACGTTATTTTGTTAATATAAAGAAAGTTGTATCACCTTTTGCATTTGAGCTTGTATGATCTCGAAGTATTTCAAAGGGAACATAAAACAGTGATCTGGTTAGATCCCAATCAACCATGCATGAGAAACTTTATCTAGTGCAATCATCGGCATCTACCTTGTCTCTTTGGTTTGAGACTGATGTAAAACCGGCAAACTTTTCCTTCCATAATTTCCAAGCATTCATGACTTCATCCAAACTCTATATCTGGAATGCCTGTGTTTATATCTAATTTCTCAACCCATTTAGTCCAAGGAGATCCTGAAGGATCTAAGAACTTTGTGACTTGAGGCAACATAATAGATATAAAGAACTCAATCGTCAACCgccttatttatttcttctgATTCAACCATTGTCGTCATTTCAGGCcttgttactttttttttactctAATTGAAAACCTGTTCcctcttaaaaacaaaacttcagATGGGGCAAGTGGTAGGACTACCCGGGAAAACTTGGCCACGACAATGTCAAAATATTTATAGGGAGTAACTTATACTTTAGGGccacaacaattccaaccaTTTTGCAGATTTGGTGAGCATACAAAGATTATTGTTAGTGGACTAATTCTCCCAGTAAGAAGTAGACAAACGGCAGTAAGAAAATATCTTAGTTATTAGGGTGAAATCTAAAATATAGATGTGATGAACTAAAGTActattatgtgtgtgtgtgtgtgtgtcaaagAACTTTCAAGGTCATCCAAAAATGACTTACTTTGATGTAAAATGAAAGACTCTCCCCATATGGAAACTTCAACATAATTATGTCCGAGTGATTTCTCTACATTCCCACAAGAAAGTTGAAAAATCTTTCTGAAATGAGAATCACCTATTCGATCTCTTTCATCAGGTTCATATAACCATCTTACATGGAGCACCGAACCAGCACTTTGATCCTTTAGAACATCTCACTGCTTCTTACAAGCATTGAGTAAGCTGTCATTAGTATTGCTAGAAAATGAAGAATTTTGGTTCAGTACCTCGGCATTTGATCTTGACGCATTTCTTCAATCAAAGTATTCTTCCCCATCACTTTCCTCAGACACAGAGTCGGAGGCTATTGCCTTTCTAGTTGATCGGCTTGGTATCGACACTTTTCCATGTTTAGGTGATTGTTTTTTGGAAAGCTTCGACGTGTATTTAGATCGTATAGTATAATTATGAAAAGGATGTTCTCTCTGCAGAATGAATTCACAGATAAACTAATCAATTCAAGATCTCAAAGCATCAACTAGATTAGGCGCTAAAATGATCGTAACGGCATTAAAGAaatgaatgaaaacaaaaacaccaCACCAAGGAACATATTAACTACCGTAAGATAAACTTGTATAGTAAGAATATGCATGCCATCCCAAGGAACATATCAAGAAAATCTAGATTTGATTAATATCTACAAATTGGCACAATTACATTAAATGGGAAATGCATGTCAAAATGCTGAAAACTTTGATAGGAAATCATACCTCTGCGCAGGCAAAATGTTGAAAACTTTGATATTACCATGCAGTTAAGAGTTAATGTGATTCACAAGATCCATGCCAAAAGGGTCTCCGACCCATGCATTCTTCAGGATTTCCATTTTCAATGATATCATCATAGCAATTGTGTGAACCTACAATATCAATTCCACCATTCTCCGACTCACGCGTTCACAAGATCTATGCCAAAACTATCAGTTTGCCCACGTGTTCCATGTGGTCGGGCAACTCTTCTTTTGTCTCGGTTGGCTTGAATGCTCGAGGACAACACTCTCTAAACCCCTTGGGTCTTGGGCTCCTTGGTTATTCCTTGGCTTACACCATTGGGTGGGCCTAAAAGCAACCAGCTTAATAAGCATGATGGCCCTATTGTTAAATGGAGAGAACAATCTTTTCCAGaaatttcaaaacaaacaaTTTCAATGAAATCTTTCCAACTCTGTATTCTTGGGTCTCCGATATGAATATGGACCGTATGAgtttgattcaatttttttttaccataagGGATCATATTAGAACAATGAGTAACTAGTAAATGAAATATGTATGAAGGGTCAAAACATTTCAACCCAATTTCATAAAGATTGATGCCCAACAATTGGTGTTAAATGAAGATGCAGATTATTAGCTCAATGATCATTAATTAGCTCCGTGATATTCTAATCTAGTAGATTAGGAAGTTTGTATTCTGTAGGCATATTCCAACAACTTGTAACAAAGCTGCACTTATTTAGGGGTGCCCTATGTTTGTCATCAAACCGGTGTTTTCCCTCGAGGATGTTTCCATATTTCCATTTCCATTTCGATGACAACtgagaaaaaatagaagaatagTGGAAAAGCGTAAACATATTCAATGAAAAATAGTTAATAAATGAGCTTTATTGATTGCCATTTTTACCCAAACCCAATTGGATCAGACCAATCAAACCCAACCTGACCAGATTTAGCCGACTAGAAAGGCAGTCTGGGCTAGGTCAAAACTAGGGCGGACCGGACCAAAATAATCAACCCATGAGTAGAATCTTAATTAGCCATCATATAGTGTCGGATTGAACTGAAATTAATCAGCCATATAAACTGGATCGGGTCAGTTGAACCAGATCGAAACTGATCAGGCGCTTGAACCTGGTTAGTCCGATTGAACCAGACATGATTTAATCAAGCGCCTAAATCGGATAGGGTTGCTCAAATCGGACCAAAATTATCAGCGTTTGAACCAGGTCGGCTCGCCTGAACCAGGTCGGAATGTCAAATCGGGTTAGACAGGAATATGCATTCGAAAAAAAGTCTATGGAGAGTGTAAAATCGAATCTAGAAGGGCACCAAT encodes the following:
- the LOC126614607 gene encoding transcription factor SCREAM2-like isoform X1, with product MVSKVQMKRAPVSKKLLTLRSISKSHAHSKTAIVFDASKYIQNLKRKVEEMNLQTIASAQTSTSHNPFSVQLKVEAREEGFLIKMFSEKSCSGLLVFVLEAFEELGLDVHQARVSCSNNFLLEAVGTINDNQSAEQKDVEVVKEAMLQAIQNWSEVSQQQE
- the LOC126614607 gene encoding uncharacterized protein LOC126614607 isoform X2 yields the protein MRKTAIVFDASKYIQNLKRKVEEMNLQTIASAQTSTSHNPFSVQLKVEAREEGFLIKMFSEKSCSGLLVFVLEAFEELGLDVHQARVSCSNNFLLEAVGTINDNQSAEQKDVEVVKEAMLQAIQNWSEVSQQQE